In a single window of the Xylanimonas protaetiae genome:
- the recR gene encoding recombination mediator RecR: protein MYEGAVQDLIDELGRLPGVGPKSAQRIAFHLLAADSGDVRRLADALLEVKARVRFCEVCGNVAEAERCRVCVDPRRSDDVICVVEEPKDVVAIERTREFRGRYHVLGGAINPIENVGPDDLRIKELLTRLADGRVQEVILATDPNVEGEATATYLARLIGPMGVTVSRLASGLPVGGDLEYADEVTLGRAFEGRRVVGR from the coding sequence GTGTACGAAGGCGCGGTCCAGGACCTGATCGACGAGCTCGGACGCCTCCCCGGCGTCGGGCCCAAGAGCGCCCAGCGCATCGCGTTCCACCTGCTCGCGGCCGACTCGGGCGACGTGCGCCGGCTCGCGGACGCGCTGCTGGAGGTCAAGGCGCGCGTGCGGTTCTGCGAGGTGTGCGGCAACGTCGCGGAGGCGGAGCGGTGCCGGGTGTGCGTCGACCCGCGGCGGTCCGACGACGTGATCTGCGTCGTCGAGGAGCCGAAGGACGTCGTCGCCATCGAGCGCACGCGAGAGTTCCGCGGCCGCTACCACGTGCTCGGCGGGGCCATCAACCCGATCGAGAACGTCGGCCCGGACGACCTGCGCATCAAGGAGCTGCTCACGCGCCTGGCGGACGGCCGCGTGCAGGAGGTCATCCTCGCCACCGACCCCAACGTCGAGGGCGAGGCCACGGCCACCTATCTGGCCCGGCTCATCGGGCCGATGGGCGTCACGGTCTCCCGCCTCGCCTCCGGGCTGCCCGTCGGGGGAGACTTGGAGTACGCCGACGAGGTGACGCTCGGCCGGGCGTTCGAAGGACGCCGCGTCGTCGGGCGATAG
- a CDS encoding ABC transporter ATP-binding protein → MTAAAPAGLALPTPLPTPPPPAPVIELVGGRKTYQTGSLSFEALRGVDLRVEAGEYVAVIGPSGSGKSTLMHVLGCLDVLTSGTYRLTGHDVGELDEVDLAAVRNTQIGFVFQQFHLLTSLSAVQNVELPLVYRGLGRAERRALAVEALERVGLGDRLENRPGQLSGGQQQRVAFARALVGGPAMILADEPTGNLDSTSTEEVLGLLDALHAAGRTILLITHEAEVAARAARVVRVLDGLIQEDAR, encoded by the coding sequence GTGACCGCCGCGGCGCCGGCGGGGCTCGCGCTGCCCACCCCGCTGCCGACCCCCCCGCCCCCCGCGCCCGTCATCGAGCTCGTCGGCGGCCGCAAGACGTACCAGACCGGGAGCCTGAGCTTCGAGGCCCTGCGCGGCGTCGACCTGCGGGTCGAGGCCGGCGAGTACGTCGCCGTCATCGGCCCGTCCGGGTCCGGCAAGTCGACCCTCATGCACGTGCTCGGCTGTCTCGACGTGCTCACGTCGGGCACGTACCGGCTCACCGGGCACGACGTCGGGGAGCTCGACGAGGTGGACCTCGCGGCGGTGCGCAACACCCAGATCGGGTTCGTGTTCCAGCAGTTCCACCTGCTGACATCGCTCTCCGCGGTGCAGAACGTGGAGCTGCCGCTCGTCTACCGCGGGCTCGGCCGCGCCGAGCGTCGCGCGCTGGCCGTCGAGGCCCTCGAGCGCGTCGGCCTGGGCGACCGGCTGGAGAACCGCCCGGGCCAGCTCTCCGGCGGGCAGCAGCAGCGCGTGGCGTTCGCCCGGGCGCTCGTGGGCGGCCCGGCGATGATCCTCGCCGACGAGCCGACGGGCAACCTCGACTCCACCTCCACCGAGGAGGTGCTCGGGCTGCTCGACGCGCTGCACGCCGCCGGCCGCACGATCCTGCTCATCACCCACGAGGCCGAGGTCGCCGCCCGCGCCGCCCGCGTGGTGCGCGTGCTCGACGGGCTCATCCAGGAGGACGCGCGATGA
- the corA gene encoding magnesium/cobalt transporter CorA has product MATTLPTRTTRPGLAGVLRPRRRPDGTARVVDAAPARRNALVTSAIYDGGVRTSSHATLGETFRALRSRPGGQRGELAWIGLERPDPRELASLAAEFDLHALAVEDAIQAHQRPKLERYGDTLFVVLHAARYDDAAEEVEFSELHVFVGPDFVVTVRHGASPDLSAVRRRMEADPAMLARGPEAVLYAILDAVVDGYAPVVAGLENDIDEIESQVFAMGAEASRRIYELSREVADFQRAVRPLRQVLHALTQGFTKYKVDEEQQAHLRDVADHLTEVAERVETHRGALRDILTVNATLVAQRQNEEAKAQNDEIKKISSWAAILFAPTVVGGIYGMNFDVMPELHWAFGYPFALGLMVAVSVVLWGVFRLRRWI; this is encoded by the coding sequence TTGGCTACGACCCTGCCCACCCGTACGACCCGCCCCGGCCTGGCCGGCGTGCTGCGCCCGCGCCGCCGCCCCGACGGCACCGCCCGCGTCGTCGACGCGGCGCCCGCGCGCCGCAACGCCCTCGTCACGTCGGCGATCTACGACGGCGGCGTGCGCACCTCGTCGCACGCCACGCTCGGCGAGACGTTCCGTGCCCTGCGCTCGCGCCCCGGCGGCCAGCGAGGCGAGCTCGCGTGGATCGGCCTCGAGCGGCCCGACCCGCGCGAGCTCGCCTCGCTGGCCGCCGAGTTCGACCTGCACGCCCTCGCCGTCGAGGACGCCATCCAGGCCCACCAGCGCCCCAAGCTGGAGCGCTACGGCGACACGCTCTTCGTCGTGCTGCACGCGGCCCGGTACGACGACGCCGCCGAGGAGGTCGAGTTCTCCGAGCTGCACGTCTTCGTCGGCCCCGACTTCGTCGTGACCGTGCGCCACGGCGCCTCGCCCGACCTGTCGGCGGTGCGCCGCCGCATGGAGGCCGACCCGGCGATGCTCGCGCGCGGCCCCGAGGCGGTGCTGTACGCGATCCTCGACGCCGTCGTCGACGGGTACGCCCCCGTCGTCGCGGGCCTGGAGAACGACATCGACGAGATCGAGTCCCAGGTGTTCGCCATGGGCGCCGAGGCGTCGCGGCGCATCTACGAGCTCTCGCGCGAGGTCGCCGACTTCCAGCGGGCCGTGCGCCCGCTGCGACAGGTGCTGCACGCGCTCACGCAGGGCTTCACCAAGTACAAGGTCGACGAGGAGCAGCAGGCCCACCTGCGCGACGTCGCCGACCACCTCACGGAGGTGGCCGAGCGCGTCGAGACCCACCGCGGCGCCCTGCGCGACATCCTCACCGTGAACGCGACGCTCGTCGCCCAGCGGCAGAACGAGGAGGCCAAGGCGCAGAACGACGAGATCAAGAAGATCTCCTCCTGGGCCGCCATCCTGTTCGCCCCGACCGTCGTGGGCGGCATCTACGGCATGAACTTCGACGTCATGCCCGAGCTGCACTGGGCGTTCGGGTACCCGTTCGCGCTCGGGCTGATGGTCGCGGTCAGCGTCGTGCTGTGGGGCGTGTTCCGGCTCCGCCGCTGGATCTGA
- a CDS encoding ABC transporter permease has translation MTWSETLLTGWQAIRTHVTRSLLTVLGILIGIAAVILTVGLGLGTQQDVSAQISSLGSNLLIVTPGSSTSSAGVRGGFGSATTLTVADAEAIASPVVAPDVAAVAAQRTSSQSLTAGDANWTTTVVGTTPSWADVRSRTLLQGRFLTDEDVTAQAANVVLGTETASELFGTTFAVGRTVTISGTQYTVVGVLASAGSSTDDNLDDTAVIPLPTLLTTLVGGTSRTAVSTVYVKATGTDTISAAQQQVTALLLNLHGITDADSADFTVSSQDALVDTATGVYQTLTVLLTGIAALSLLVGGIGVMNIMLVSVTERTREIGLRKALGAPPGAIRRQFLVEASILGLVGGVVGAALGIVAATVLPGMVGSSIVVSPLAVGGSIAVALAIGLVFGVYPAVRAARLAPIDALRSQ, from the coding sequence ATGACCTGGTCAGAGACCCTCCTCACCGGCTGGCAGGCCATCCGGACCCACGTGACCCGGTCGCTGCTGACGGTGCTCGGCATCCTCATCGGCATCGCCGCGGTGATCCTCACCGTCGGGCTGGGCCTCGGCACCCAGCAGGACGTCAGCGCCCAGATCAGCTCGCTCGGCTCGAACCTGCTCATCGTCACGCCCGGGTCGTCGACGTCGTCCGCCGGGGTGCGCGGCGGCTTCGGCTCCGCGACGACGCTCACGGTCGCCGACGCCGAGGCCATCGCCTCGCCCGTCGTCGCCCCCGACGTCGCGGCGGTCGCCGCGCAGCGCACCAGCTCGCAGAGCCTGACCGCGGGCGACGCCAACTGGACCACGACCGTCGTCGGCACCACCCCCTCGTGGGCGGACGTGCGCTCGCGCACGCTCCTCCAGGGGCGGTTCCTCACGGACGAGGACGTGACCGCGCAGGCCGCCAACGTCGTCCTCGGCACCGAGACGGCCTCCGAGCTGTTCGGCACCACGTTCGCCGTGGGGCGGACCGTGACCATCTCGGGCACGCAGTACACCGTGGTGGGCGTCCTCGCGTCGGCCGGCTCCAGCACCGACGACAACCTCGACGACACCGCCGTGATCCCGCTGCCCACCCTGCTCACCACGCTCGTCGGCGGGACGAGCCGCACCGCGGTCTCGACCGTCTACGTCAAGGCCACGGGCACCGACACCATCTCGGCCGCGCAGCAGCAGGTCACCGCGCTGCTGCTCAACCTGCACGGCATCACCGACGCCGACAGCGCCGACTTCACCGTCTCCAGCCAGGACGCGCTCGTCGACACCGCCACCGGCGTCTACCAGACGCTGACCGTGCTGCTCACCGGCATCGCGGCCCTGTCGCTGCTGGTGGGAGGCATCGGCGTCATGAACATCATGCTCGTCTCGGTCACCGAGCGGACGCGCGAGATCGGCCTGCGCAAGGCCCTCGGCGCCCCGCCCGGCGCGATCCGGCGGCAGTTCCTCGTGGAGGCGTCGATCCTCGGGCTCGTCGGCGGCGTCGTCGGCGCGGCGCTCGGGATCGTGGCCGCCACGGTGCTGCCCGGCATGGTCGGCTCGTCCATCGTCGTCTCGCCGCTCGCGGTGGGCGGCTCGATCGCCGTCGCGCTCGCCATCGGGCTCGTGTTCGGCGTCTACCCGGCCGTGCGCGCCGCTCGCCTGGCGCCCATCGACGCGCTGCGGTCGCAGTGA
- a CDS encoding DUF5063 domain-containing protein has product MGEIETGSDLREVAQRTQSHVRAYLSTVSEVASGGAPGAELGLLLLATSDLLACGAHLAAITDVVPAERFEPDADDETDVDPLRVALAQMFDGFDDYLEVVDPVLSSEVGPATLSGDIACVVEELAKGLAHYDEGHELEALWWWQFSFLSLWGERAASAVRVLQALLAHLRLDVDDDVAAEAEYDALHA; this is encoded by the coding sequence ATGGGCGAGATCGAGACCGGCAGCGACCTGCGCGAGGTCGCTCAGAGGACGCAGTCGCACGTGCGCGCGTACCTCTCCACCGTCAGCGAGGTCGCCTCCGGCGGCGCGCCGGGCGCCGAGCTCGGGCTGCTCCTGCTCGCCACGAGCGACCTGCTCGCGTGCGGCGCGCACCTCGCGGCGATCACCGACGTCGTCCCGGCGGAGCGCTTCGAGCCCGACGCCGACGACGAGACCGACGTCGACCCGCTGCGCGTGGCCCTGGCCCAGATGTTCGACGGGTTCGACGACTACCTCGAGGTGGTCGACCCGGTGCTGTCGTCGGAGGTCGGCCCGGCGACCCTCTCCGGGGACATCGCCTGCGTCGTCGAGGAGCTCGCCAAGGGCCTCGCCCACTACGACGAGGGGCACGAGCTCGAGGCCCTGTGGTGGTGGCAGTTCAGCTTCCTGAGCCTGTGGGGCGAGCGCGCCGCCTCGGCGGTCCGCGTGCTCCAGGCCCTCCTCGCGCACCTGCGCCTCGACGTCGACGACGACGTGGCGGCCGAGGCGGAGTACGACGCGCTGCACGCCTGA
- a CDS encoding HlyD family efflux transporter periplasmic adaptor subunit: MRKARSTARDASLSAGLFVPAGPTDVPVGAGLAAFPELTRDAVLRRRRGTRRRRVIAAVVAVAVAGGGGAVYAATRQPGTRYRTAEVTTGDVAQSVSATGTVASADRDDAAFAVGGTVATVDVKVGDVVAAGQTLATLDPQALADAVEQAQDALTQAQQTLADNLETQATGVASASSSGTSATARQTSATTGTADPASVTTSAVDDTALAPVATASTVAYVVPAAAAAAVPAAVPAADRTPDPGATASPSAPAGDDVAALQQAVKDAQQKLLDQYDAVNAALAGSQAAIDDRTTGSTVTCAAFLGAADDFTTAATSSSGATSAPQPDATAASSGGDAPNAGDADASDQTTGDATGDDAASGDATSDTASADGASTGDALADLKAKLDACSTALGAVQDGQSAAQAAQQELLADAKALDDAVSALAAASAQSDSGAGTTPGQDGSATGGTGGTSDPSTSGNATGQNQTGRPSTGTSGTATPSAGGTTGTPSGSSATQDTSKVTISAEQILADQADVDAAEANLAVAQANATRTALTSRIAGTVAAVSVTPGGSASASTTAVTVLGTSGYLVDVTVPLTQVQRLATGQQATAAVAGTTTPVTGTVSRVGVVNQSQTSAPSYTVTIALDASSGTLFDGSSAQVSVAVATASGVVVVPTSAVRASGREHTVRVLDDGVVSTVPVEVGAVGPELTEITSGVAAGQQVVLADLSQAVTTSSDGTERSGLSGLGGDSRSRELGGTFSGGFSGGGFSGGGFSGGGAFVQSGRG; the protein is encoded by the coding sequence ATGCGTAAGGCCAGGTCGACCGCGCGCGACGCGTCGCTGAGCGCCGGGCTGTTCGTCCCCGCCGGGCCGACCGACGTCCCCGTCGGCGCAGGGCTCGCGGCGTTCCCGGAGCTCACCCGCGACGCGGTGCTCCGCCGACGGCGCGGCACGCGTCGGCGGCGGGTGATCGCCGCCGTCGTCGCCGTCGCGGTGGCCGGTGGGGGCGGCGCGGTCTACGCCGCGACGCGCCAGCCCGGCACCCGCTACCGCACGGCCGAGGTGACGACGGGAGACGTCGCGCAGAGCGTGTCCGCGACGGGCACCGTCGCGTCCGCCGACCGCGACGACGCCGCCTTCGCCGTCGGCGGCACGGTGGCGACCGTCGACGTCAAGGTCGGCGACGTCGTCGCCGCCGGGCAGACGCTCGCCACGCTCGACCCGCAGGCGCTGGCCGACGCCGTCGAGCAGGCGCAGGACGCCCTGACCCAGGCGCAGCAGACCCTCGCCGACAACCTGGAGACGCAGGCCACGGGTGTGGCGTCCGCGTCGTCGTCGGGCACGAGCGCCACCGCGCGGCAGACGTCCGCGACGACGGGCACGGCCGACCCCGCCTCGGTCACCACGTCGGCGGTCGACGACACCGCGCTCGCTCCCGTGGCGACGGCGTCGACGGTCGCCTACGTCGTGCCCGCCGCCGCGGCCGCTGCTGTGCCCGCCGCTGTACCCGCTGCTGACCGGACGCCCGACCCGGGCGCGACGGCGTCTCCGTCGGCGCCCGCCGGTGACGACGTCGCCGCGCTCCAGCAGGCCGTCAAGGACGCGCAGCAGAAGCTGCTCGACCAGTACGACGCCGTGAACGCGGCGCTCGCGGGCTCGCAGGCGGCCATCGACGACCGGACGACCGGCTCCACCGTCACGTGCGCCGCCTTCCTGGGCGCGGCAGACGACTTCACGACGGCGGCCACCTCGTCGTCGGGGGCGACGTCAGCACCGCAGCCGGACGCGACCGCCGCGTCGTCGGGCGGCGACGCCCCGAACGCGGGCGACGCAGACGCCAGCGACCAGACCACGGGCGACGCGACGGGCGACGACGCGGCCAGTGGCGACGCGACCAGTGACACCGCGTCGGCCGACGGCGCGTCTACCGGCGACGCCCTGGCCGACCTCAAGGCGAAGCTCGACGCGTGCAGCACCGCCCTCGGTGCGGTGCAGGACGGTCAGTCGGCGGCCCAGGCCGCCCAGCAGGAGCTGCTGGCCGACGCGAAGGCGCTCGACGACGCCGTGAGCGCCCTCGCGGCCGCATCTGCGCAGTCCGACAGCGGTGCGGGCACCACCCCGGGCCAGGACGGTTCCGCCACGGGCGGCACGGGCGGCACGAGCGACCCGAGCACGAGCGGGAACGCGACCGGTCAGAACCAGACGGGGCGTCCGAGCACGGGCACGTCCGGCACGGCCACCCCGAGCGCCGGCGGCACGACCGGCACCCCGAGCGGCTCGTCGGCGACGCAGGACACCTCGAAGGTCACGATCTCGGCGGAGCAGATCCTCGCCGACCAGGCCGACGTCGACGCGGCGGAGGCGAACCTCGCCGTCGCGCAGGCGAACGCGACCCGGACCGCCCTGACGTCCCGCATCGCCGGGACGGTGGCCGCGGTCTCGGTGACGCCGGGTGGGTCGGCGTCGGCCTCGACCACGGCCGTCACGGTGCTCGGCACGTCGGGGTACCTGGTGGACGTCACGGTCCCGCTCACCCAGGTGCAGCGCCTGGCGACGGGCCAGCAGGCGACCGCCGCGGTGGCCGGCACGACCACCCCCGTCACGGGCACGGTGAGCCGCGTCGGCGTCGTGAACCAGTCGCAGACGTCCGCGCCGTCGTACACCGTGACGATCGCGCTCGACGCCTCGTCGGGCACGCTCTTCGACGGCTCGTCCGCCCAGGTGTCGGTGGCGGTCGCGACGGCCTCCGGCGTCGTCGTGGTGCCGACGTCGGCGGTCCGCGCCTCCGGGCGCGAGCACACGGTGCGGGTGCTCGACGACGGCGTCGTGTCGACGGTCCCGGTCGAGGTCGGCGCCGTCGGGCCCGAGCTCACGGAGATCACGTCGGGCGTCGCGGCGGGCCAGCAGGTGGTCCTGGCCGATCTGTCCCAGGCGGTCACGACCAGCTCGGACGGCACCGAGCGGTCCGGCCTCAGCGGCCTGGGCGGCGACTCCCGGAGCCGTGAGCTCGGCGGCACGTTCTCCGGCGGCTTCTCGGGGGGCGGCTTCTCGGGCGGTGGCTTCTCCGGCGGGGGCGCGTTCGTCCAGTCCGGCCGCGGCTGA
- a CDS encoding ABC transporter permease encodes MSADLATSATPGPTTPGSTTPGAATGRGDWHLTWHGVRTVAQLELRQRVRSTRWKVALVVWFVVVGAITGLTTGALYALSDDAANRDPFGPLIFGIVVFFVLFLGLLVAPTLSAAAINGDRNAGTLATLQATLLSPAEIVVGKLLAAWAAALAFLVASVPFIVWALAAGGVAVLSLLTTLLMLAFVLLVVCAIGLGFSALVTKTSGSAVLTYLTVGGLAVLLPILFGLTAPLAMQNEEVRVWASVATVDGSVAPRCEWQTQTQTVFHTERTWWLLAPNPFVMVADAQPLPDPDDDAALGASSPLTALQLAVRLARTGPAPEMDWCSGSFTVLDSDGNVTGSPESPVVEPEPSRNLVWPWGMAFQVLLAAGAVVVAVRKLRIPTRKLPKGTRVA; translated from the coding sequence ATGAGCGCGGACCTGGCAACCTCGGCGACGCCCGGCCCGACGACACCGGGCTCGACGACACCCGGCGCGGCGACGGGCCGCGGCGACTGGCACCTCACCTGGCACGGCGTCCGCACCGTCGCGCAGCTCGAGCTGCGGCAGCGCGTCCGCTCCACGCGGTGGAAGGTCGCGCTGGTCGTGTGGTTCGTCGTCGTCGGGGCGATCACGGGGCTCACCACGGGCGCGCTGTACGCGCTCTCGGACGACGCGGCGAACCGTGACCCCTTCGGGCCGCTGATCTTCGGCATCGTCGTGTTCTTCGTGCTGTTCCTCGGGCTGCTCGTCGCCCCGACGCTCAGCGCCGCCGCGATCAACGGCGACCGCAACGCGGGGACGCTCGCCACCTTGCAGGCCACGCTGCTGAGCCCTGCCGAGATCGTCGTGGGCAAGCTGCTCGCCGCGTGGGCGGCGGCGCTGGCGTTCCTGGTGGCGAGCGTGCCGTTCATCGTCTGGGCGCTCGCCGCGGGCGGCGTGGCCGTCCTGTCGCTCCTCACGACGCTGCTGATGCTCGCGTTCGTGCTGCTCGTGGTGTGCGCGATCGGGCTCGGCTTCTCCGCGCTGGTCACGAAGACCTCCGGGTCGGCGGTGCTGACCTACCTGACCGTCGGCGGGCTCGCGGTGCTCCTGCCGATCCTCTTCGGGCTGACCGCGCCGCTCGCCATGCAGAACGAGGAGGTGCGCGTCTGGGCGTCGGTGGCGACCGTGGACGGCTCCGTGGCGCCCCGCTGCGAGTGGCAGACCCAGACGCAGACGGTGTTCCACACCGAGCGCACCTGGTGGCTGCTCGCGCCGAACCCGTTCGTCATGGTCGCGGACGCGCAGCCGCTGCCCGACCCCGACGACGACGCCGCGCTGGGTGCCTCCAGCCCGCTCACGGCGCTCCAGCTCGCGGTCCGCCTGGCCCGGACGGGGCCGGCTCCCGAGATGGACTGGTGCTCGGGATCGTTCACCGTCCTCGACTCCGACGGCAACGTCACCGGGTCGCCCGAGTCTCCCGTCGTCGAGCCCGAGCCGAGCCGCAACCTCGTGTGGCCGTGGGGCATGGCCTTCCAGGTCCTGCTGGCCGCCGGCGCGGTCGTCGTCGCGGTCCGTAAGCTGCGGATCCCGACGCGCAAGCTCCCGAAGGGCACGCGCGTCGCCTGA
- a CDS encoding AGE family epimerase/isomerase: MIPTTTPHRTWLDAETRRLLDFGAAAALPQGGAAYLDERGRPDPAQGVQTWITARTAHVYALGHLLGVPGAGAVADAALAGLTGALRDDAHGGWFHAVSTTGEPDRAAGKSAYDHAFVMLAAASATVADRPGASDLLAEATAVYLERFWDEAAGRPVDTWDVAFETLDPYRGLNATMHSVEAMLAVADAVEPGAAGPWRDRAARATAFVVELAAAHDGRLPEHFGPDWTPDLDLNADRPGDQFKPYGATPGHGLEWSRLLLHLEAVRPGPWLGAAVALFDRAVADGWSADGAEGFVYTTDWQGTPVVRTRMHWVVAEAIAAAAALHTRTTDTRFADLYATWWDYAERYLVDAEHGSWHHELDPANRPAATVWPGKPDVYHALQATLLPRLPLAPTVARALAAGELR; encoded by the coding sequence GTGATCCCCACCACCACGCCGCACCGCACCTGGCTGGACGCCGAGACCCGGCGGCTGCTGGACTTCGGCGCCGCGGCCGCCCTGCCCCAGGGCGGGGCCGCCTACCTCGACGAGCGGGGGCGGCCCGACCCGGCCCAGGGCGTGCAGACGTGGATCACGGCCCGCACCGCGCACGTCTACGCGCTCGGGCACCTGCTGGGCGTCCCCGGCGCGGGGGCCGTGGCCGACGCCGCGCTCGCGGGGCTGACCGGCGCGCTGCGCGACGACGCCCACGGCGGCTGGTTCCACGCCGTCTCCACGACGGGCGAGCCCGACCGCGCCGCGGGCAAGAGCGCCTACGACCACGCCTTCGTCATGCTCGCGGCCGCCTCCGCCACGGTCGCCGACCGCCCCGGCGCCTCCGACCTGCTGGCCGAGGCCACGGCCGTGTACCTGGAGCGCTTCTGGGACGAGGCGGCGGGCCGGCCCGTCGACACGTGGGACGTCGCCTTCGAGACCCTCGACCCGTACCGCGGCCTCAACGCCACCATGCACTCGGTCGAGGCGATGCTCGCGGTCGCCGACGCCGTCGAGCCCGGTGCGGCCGGCCCGTGGCGGGACCGCGCCGCGCGCGCGACCGCGTTCGTCGTCGAGCTCGCCGCCGCCCACGACGGCCGGCTGCCGGAGCACTTCGGCCCCGACTGGACGCCCGACCTCGACCTCAACGCGGACCGCCCGGGCGACCAGTTCAAGCCGTACGGCGCGACCCCGGGCCACGGGCTCGAGTGGTCCCGCCTGCTGCTCCACCTCGAGGCCGTCCGGCCCGGCCCGTGGCTCGGCGCCGCCGTCGCGCTCTTCGACCGGGCCGTCGCCGACGGCTGGTCCGCCGACGGCGCCGAGGGCTTCGTCTACACGACCGACTGGCAGGGCACGCCCGTGGTCCGCACGCGCATGCACTGGGTGGTCGCCGAGGCCATCGCCGCCGCCGCCGCGCTGCACACGCGCACCACCGACACGCGGTTCGCCGACCTGTACGCGACATGGTGGGACTACGCCGAGCGGTACCTCGTCGACGCCGAGCACGGCTCCTGGCACCACGAGCTCGACCCGGCCAACCGGCCCGCGGCGACCGTCTGGCCGGGCAAGCCGGACGTCTACCACGCGCTCCAGGCGACGCTGCTGCCGCGGCTCCCGCTCGCGCCGACGGTGGCCCGCGCCCTCGCCGCGGGCGAGCTGCGCTGA
- a CDS encoding efflux RND transporter periplasmic adaptor subunit, translating to MTTTLAAAESTEVEGPGNRTRRRGRVPRLSRIWSRPLGKAIVLVVALAVLAAPAATVWLVMRGQTAASGGPEITSTKVTATVATSTFQKSVTGTGTLAPTVQDSLSFGASGTVTAVDVAVGDTVAAGQVLATIDTLQLDAAAAAAKATLATAQAQLASAQADDDGSDAADAQVASRQAAVDVAQASDDAAQADLADATLTATHAGLVTAVNVTVGDTVGGGSSGGIGGNGANAAADTSTAAFEIVGTDAWEVTVNVGENDVADIAAGNQVELTGDSLADTVFGTVTSVALLPTTSSGAVSYPVTIAVTGTPEGLHDGVSVTATIIYERRSDVLAVPSAAVTTADDGTTTVDVVGDDGATTPTTVTLGDRNGQDVEVTDGLSAGQTVQYTQTTISRAGGTGQRGQSGQGFQIPDGVRFPEGFTPPDGTGFPGGAVQGGTRGGGQ from the coding sequence ATGACCACCACGCTCGCTGCTGCCGAGTCGACCGAGGTCGAGGGTCCGGGGAACCGGACCCGACGCCGCGGCCGCGTCCCGCGACTCTCCCGGATCTGGTCCCGACCCCTGGGCAAGGCCATCGTCCTCGTCGTGGCGCTCGCGGTCCTCGCGGCGCCCGCCGCCACCGTCTGGCTCGTCATGCGGGGCCAGACCGCGGCCTCCGGCGGACCGGAGATCACCTCGACCAAGGTCACCGCGACGGTGGCGACGTCCACGTTCCAGAAGTCGGTCACCGGCACGGGCACCCTGGCGCCCACCGTCCAGGACTCCCTGAGCTTCGGCGCGTCGGGCACCGTGACGGCCGTGGACGTCGCCGTCGGGGACACGGTCGCCGCGGGCCAGGTGCTCGCCACGATCGACACGCTCCAGCTCGACGCCGCCGCGGCCGCTGCCAAGGCGACGCTCGCGACGGCCCAGGCGCAGCTCGCCAGCGCGCAGGCCGACGACGACGGCTCCGACGCCGCCGACGCCCAGGTCGCCTCGCGGCAGGCCGCCGTCGACGTCGCCCAGGCCTCCGACGACGCCGCCCAGGCGGACCTCGCCGACGCCACGCTCACGGCGACCCACGCGGGCCTGGTCACCGCGGTGAACGTCACCGTCGGCGACACCGTCGGCGGCGGCAGCAGCGGCGGGATCGGCGGCAACGGCGCGAACGCCGCCGCGGACACCTCGACCGCCGCCTTCGAGATCGTCGGGACCGACGCCTGGGAGGTCACCGTGAACGTGGGCGAGAACGACGTCGCCGACATCGCGGCGGGCAACCAGGTCGAGCTCACGGGCGACAGCCTCGCCGACACGGTGTTCGGCACCGTCACGTCCGTCGCCCTGCTCCCCACGACCAGCTCCGGCGCCGTCAGCTACCCCGTCACCATCGCCGTGACGGGCACGCCCGAGGGCCTGCACGACGGCGTCTCCGTCACGGCCACCATCATCTACGAGCGCCGCAGCGACGTCCTCGCCGTGCCGTCGGCGGCCGTCACCACCGCGGACGACGGCACCACGACCGTCGACGTCGTCGGCGACGACGGCGCGACGACCCCCACGACCGTCACCCTCGGCGACCGCAACGGCCAGGACGTCGAGGTCACGGACGGCCTGAGCGCGGGCCAGACGGTCCAGTACACGCAGACCACGATCAGCCGCGCGGGCGGCACCGGGCAGCGCGGCCAGAGCGGGCAGGGGTTCCAGATCCCCGACGGCGTCCGGTTCCCCGAAGGCTTCACCCCGCCCGACGGGACCGGGTTCCCCGGCGGCGCGGTGCAGGGCGGCACGCGCGGCGGTGGCCAGTGA